From the genome of Setaria viridis chromosome 1, Setaria_viridis_v4.0, whole genome shotgun sequence:
TTCAAGGTCCACAACTTGCCTCCAAGAATAGTTGTCTTTAGTCAATCCAGATATCTCAGCCTTAAGTCCACCGCTCCCCTTGATCGTGTACTTCAAGTTTCTCATCTTCAGCTCATTGATCACACTATCAAGAATTGGCCCTTCAAGTCTATTAGCGATGTGCTACCTCATCGCTATCTTTTCCATGATCACCCCCCTAATCGTGTCCACGAGGGCATCCACAAGCAAACCTtttgttgggggaaatattaacgacctcctaatgtccattaaaacaacaatcatgaaggtccaggcccacctgaggtaatgaagactgccgtcggcccaacacgggAGAGGGGAGAGCCCCGCTCCCGTTCTCCCCCCGCtcccgtgggtcgggcgaggcggagcatggctcccccccccctcccgtgttgggccgacggcagttTTGATTACCTagtcctaaattgtaggtcattttaaatATAAGTGTATATCTAGAGAAAAATCAagacgacctacaatttgaaacggagggaatatTATTTccttaaatattatttattgcACGACTAATGTATTTTTCCATTTCAAATTGCCGAATGTTACTAGATGCATTATTGTGCTGGCGGCAACACGCGGGGTTTTTGACTAGTTATATATAGCTGGCGCCATCGATCTCTACTTCACACCAAGAAGCCAAAAAGAGAATCACGGTGCTCGATCTCGCCTCCCCTCCACCGTCAAGAAAACCACAGGTCGTCTCCACCATCTGCGAAGGACAATGCGCGGCAGCGAGACCAacgctacggcggcggcgccgcacgTCGTGTTGCTCTCGTCCCCGGGCATGGGCCACGTCGCGCCGCTGGCCGAGCTGGCGCGCCGGCTGCACGACGCGCACGGGTTCACCGCCACCGTGCTCACCTACGCCAGCTCCGACTCCGCCGCGCAGCGCGCCTTCCTCGCGTCCCTGCCGCTGGCCGTCGGCTCCGCGTCACTCCCGGCCGTCACGCTCGGCGACATCcccaccggcgccgccatcgAGACGCTCCTCTCCGTCGAGGCCCAGCGCTCCGTCCTGGCGCTCACCGAGGTGCTCTCGGGCCTCAGGTCCACGACCAACCTTGTCGCCTTCGTCGCCGACCTCTTCGGTGCCGACACGCTCCGCGCGGCGCGCGACGCCGGCGTGCCCGGGTACCTCTTCTTCCCGTCTAACCTCCTGATGCTCTCGCTCATGCTCCACCTCCCGCGCCTcgacgccgacctcgccgccggcgagtttCGCGACCAGCCCgagcccctccgcctccccggcTGCGTGCCCGTCCCCGGCGCCGACCTCCTGCAGCCGCTCCAGGACCGCGCCAGCGACGCGTACCGCTGGATGGTCCACCATGGCGAGCGGTaccgcgacgccgccggcaTCCTGGTGAACACCTTCGACGCCGTCGagcctggcgccgccgccgtgctccgccGGCCTGAGCCCTGGCGCCCGCCAGTGTACCCGGTCGGGCCCGTCATCCGGCAGCACGCCGCGGGCAGCAGCCCCGCCGCCGACACCACCGGCTGCATGGACTGGCTCGACGCGCAGCCGGAGAGGTCCGTGCTGTTCGTGTCattcggcagcggcggcgcgctgtCGACGGCGCAGACGGAGGAGCTCGCACGGGGCCTGGAGCTCTCCGGCCACCGGTTCCTTTGGGTGGTTCGGAGCCccaccgacggcggcggggccaaCCCCGGCGAGAGCTACTACGACGGCTCCCGGAGCAAGGACGACCCCCTGAGCTTCCTCCCACCCGGGTTCGTGGAGAGGACCAAGGGCCTCGGCCACGTGATCCCCTCGTGGGCCCCGCAGACCAGGGTCCTCGGCCACCGCGCCACGAGGGCTATGctgacgcactgcgggtggaactcggtGCTGGAGAGCGTCGCCGCCGGGGTGCCGATGATCGCGTGGCCGCTGTACGCCGAGCAGAGGGAGAACACCGTGATGCTCTGCGAGGAGACCATGGTGGCGCTGAGGCCTAAGGTTGGGGACGATGGCTTGGTCCTCGCCGAAGATGCCGCGGAGGTGGTGAAGGAGATGATGGGAGGCGGCGAGAAGGGTGAGGCGGCGTGTGTAAAGGTGATGGAGctcaaggcggcggcgaggagcgggctCGAGCCCGGTGGCGCGTCTTACGAGACACTCGCTGAAGTTGTGAACAAGTGGAAGGCAGCTAGTGAAGCTGATTAACGCTGAATGTTCATTGTGTACAAAAATCTGAAGCATGGCGATTCTTCTCTCTGTCAGAGAAAGAATTTGCAAGCAAAATGGTACTCGTGTGTACCTCAGTGCCTGTACTCTTGGTCCAGTCAGCTACACTTTCATGATCGTAATCATGTCTTGTAAATTCCTGGCGATCGAATGGTTCCCGTGTGTTTTTTGTTATGATTTGTCAAGAAACTTGAAGCTTGTGTTCTTTCATCGTTTCATGGGAAACTCAGTGCCATTAGTATAGTACCTACAGCAGTTCCATGGTCCACTCCTGCAACGGCTGTGCACATCGGCGGTTTGCGTACGATGCTCCGCAGAGTCGTACAAATCTGGATTGATTCCAATTTGTTTACATTTTCAAGCCAGCAAAAAACAATGCAACCCATCCCCCCCTATGTTTGATGTAGTGCCAACAGCCCAACACCAATTTGTTCCTAGTAGTTTACTAAgccctctcatggcagttgAGATGCTCGTGCACCATCGTGCCGCTTAGACAATGCGCCCTTCCCCTCGTGATCACAAGTTCAGCCACTGCAAGTTGGTTTTACGCAACTATTTTCCGATGGAACCGATTGATTCCCCAGCTGGCTGGCCAGCCAACCAACGCATGGGGCGTGTCTGCGTAACCATCAGCATGGCGCATATGAAAATAATGTATGCGGCACTTTACCCATGGATAAAAATAATCCAACCATCGAGCGTCGCTTTTTCAAGGGGGAGGAATCAGCAAGAGGATAGCACCAAGGTTATCACATCCATCACATCTAAGAACATAATCAAAACCCTGTAACGGCGTTAGAAACAGCAAATAGGCAGTTGATTTACGCACAGAAAAGCAAGAGCACAGGACAGGCATGGTAGCTTAACAATGAAGGTAAAATAATACTCCAGCAGTGTCTCAGCGCCCAGCTATCCCAGGCTGCGGCACAACTCTACACGCTACAAAATTTTTCACAAACGTTGCATAGAAGGAAAAGCTTAGAAAACCATCCTTAGCCACAATTCAAATAGTAGAACTCATTACCACTCCTCCAGAACATAGAGAAGTTGGCGATACTTTTTAACTAAAACAGACTTCTTTATCCAGCACCTTAGCAGACACCTAGGACACAATCTAGAGAAGGTCAGCTACGTTGGCGGGCAGCTCCTCGACGGTCACGTTGTAGAACTTCTGGATGTCAAACAGCATCCGCTCATCGTCGCGGGTGACAAAGTTGATGGCAACACCCTTCCTCCCGAAACGACCACTACGGCCGATGCGGTGGAGGTAGTTCTCAGGCTGGGTCGGCAGGTCGTAGTTGATGACCAGGGAGACCTGCTGGACATCAATACCACGGGCAAGCAGGTCGGTGGTGATGAGCACACGGGAGGACCCGGACCTGAACTCCCTCATGATGATGTCCCTGGTGTTCTGGTCCATGTCACCGTGTGTGGCAGAGACGGTGTGATCCCTGCTCCTCATCTTGTCTGTGAGCCAGTCCACCTTGCGGCGTGTGTTCACGAAGATGACACTCTGGGTGATGGCCAGGGTCTCGTACAGGTCACAGAGTGTGTCAAGCTTCCAATCTTCCTTCTCCACATTGACATAGAACTGCTTGATACCCTCAAGGGTGAGCTCATCTCTCTTCACGAGGATCCGGACAGGCTTGTTCATGAACTTGCGGGTAATCTCAAGGGCCTCGGGGGGCATGGTAGCAGAGAACACACCAACCTGGATCTTTGATGGAAGAAGCTGGAAGATATCATAGATCTGCAGCAAATGGCACACATGTCAGTTCAAAGGACATGAACATTTCAAATCTGGTTTAGGAAGATTAGACTAAGCACAACCAGGTCAGAAACATTCTCAGTGCATATTACAATTCTACTAAGCACTGAAATCATGTAAAAATTACAATCCTACTAAGCTAGTAACATTTAACTTAATCAGGCACTGAATACAAAGTAAAAAATTACAAGCCTCCTAAACTTAATCAGATCATGCAACTCTAACAATCAGATATGTTTTTGGTCACATTCCACATCAATCGAACTGTCAGCAGACAACTGGATAAACCACGAGTgcatgtaacataactaaacaAAAAACACTAAGTAGCAGCATAACAAGTATAAAGCATGAATGATCATAGCACCAAAGTTGTAACATAAAGAGGAGTAAGAAGCAAACCTGATCCTTGAAACCACGAGAGAGCATCTCATCAGCTTCATCCAACACAAACATCTTAATGTTGTCTGGGCGTAGGGACTGCCTACGCAACATATCAAACACACGCCCTGGTGTGCCCACAACAACATGCACACCACTAGCAAGAATCCTTTGGTCCTCACGGACAGATGTCCCACCAACACAGGCATGCACTTTGACACCCAAGTAGTCCCCAAGAGCACGCATGACCTTCTCAATTTGCTGTGCAAGCTCACGGGTTGGAGCAAGAACCAATGCCTGGCACTCAACCAATCCATAATCAAGCTGCTGCAAAATTCCAGAACAGAATGTAGCTGTCTTTCCTGTTCCAGACTGCGCCTGCTGAATCACATCAAGCCCCTTGCAGAAGGGAACAATCCCCCTTTGCTGAATAGCTGATGGTTTCTCAAAACCTGCAAATGAAGTAGCATGTTTATAGAGCAGATCAAAGCTATAACCATTGAATGAAATTCAGGAAGCATAGAATTTTTACATACCGTAGGCATAGATGCCTCTCAGAAGGTTCTCTTGGAGCCCCATGTTGTCAAAACTTTCACAGACTTCATCATACGAGGTAAAGAACTCCTCAGTTCTGGTACAGAAAGTTAACTTTTGTAAATCCGTGGAACCAAGTTATGAGAGAAAACAGAGAAGTAAGCTAAATACATGTCAAGTGACTGAATAAACAAAACTGATGTGATATGACTTACAGTAGCTCCTGCATCTTGTTGTCATACTGCTTGCCGTCAAACTGGGAACCCTCTGGTGCCAATCCTGCCATGGCTGTACAGTAAAGAATAAAAGGAGGAGGTTAAACCAAcagcaataaaaaataaatgctGGAACAGCCACGCCGAACAGAGATGAGTACAACACAGGGAAGGTAAGTACAGGAAACACTGGGCCTTATTTTCTGCACAAGCTTATCAACATCATTAACAGTACAGGGCTAGAAAAACATCACTAACAGTACAACAACCAAACATGACTAACAGTGCAACAACCAACCTTTTATAAGACGAGGTTCACAACAACACGTACGAGACTTTGGCGTACAAACTTGAAGGCGAGACGGGATTAAATATCGTTACTCAGCCACAACAGACGAAATCTGATACTAATAAAGTGCTGCTAACTGTTAAAATAACATGCTTACACGACAATGAAATCTGCAGGTAAAGCCTAGACACCTCCTGAACCTAATAAAATTTTCTACAAACCAAATCCCTCGCGCCGCGCCTGTCTCAAACCCCTCGCACAGGGTCGGCGAAGGCCACGAAAACCTTTCGCATCTCCACACCTGGAACACCAACTTTACCTCCGAATCCGCCCAgatccggccccgccgccgataGACAGACCCGACGAACCACGGGAAACCGATAGAAACGAACGGCGCGCCCAGATCGAGCGCCAGCAAACCCCATCCGAAACAAGCGCGCAGGAGTGAGACGGGAAAGCAGATCTCGGCGTTACCTGAcgagcggcggggaggagagcgcgacgacgggcggcgaggaggtggacgCTGGAGGGCtggtgcgacggcggcggctgcgaaTCCGAGATCGGCGTCTCGGGTTCGATTCGGCGGTGGCGTTTTGCGTTGGGGGGGAGGAACAGGGACTAGGGGAAGGGAGGGTTTGGGGGGAGGCGGCTTTATAAGGGGTTCCGACGGAGGCGGGGCGCGGCTCGACTCGTtcccttcttctctccctcttcGGCTTCTTCGCGTCGTGTGCGTGTGGGTGGGTGTGGCGGACGCCCACAGCAAAGGCAGTAGGGTTTGGTTGGTGCTCGTGCGGTGGGCTTGGGTCGTTTCGGAGTTGGGCCCGTGCGCGCCGCGTCTGGGCCTTTTAGAGCCTGTTTAGTTACCCTCAAACTTCcaacatggagtactaaatgtagacgaaattaaaaactaattgcacagttttgttgtactttgcgagacgaatcttttgagcctaattagtcaatatttggataataatttacaaatacaaaggaaacactacagtgtgctacagtgctacaacagtgattttgcatcttaaagttgggcaactaaggCCTTATttccttcctttctctctccgcccccacgccgccgccttccctccCCTCTACGTCGGCGGCGAGTCCCCGTCGCCCGTCGGCGGCCCGATCGGGGCCTGCGCGTCACCTCACGTCACCGCTTGCGTGTACTCGCGTGTCCATGACATGTGGGGCCAGCTGCCAGCAAGAGAGGTTTCCCGTTTCGTTTCCTTCGGAACGAAGGAGCCCGTGTAACGATGCGATGCGAGTTCGTGTCGACTCCGTTCACAGCATGCATGGAAGTATGGAACACGCTACGTGACGCGGCTCACGACTTCACGTATGCGCCACGGGCAGCCGCAAGTTCCGACGCGCACGCACAGCTCCTCGTGCTCCGGCGCGGTGGTCCTCCTCGAGGAAGAAACGGTTCGGCAACTTCTGCAGGGGACCGGGGAAATTCGCTCACCAATACCAAAAGTTCAGCTCGGGTTCAGGCTCCAATTCAGCGTCTCTCGGATTCCATGCATGTTCAAAGAGGGAAGTTGTTTAGGAACCTTTGGGTACGAAACATGGGGATTTTAAAAGAGAAACTTCAAAGGATTTGCCGATTTGACACATGCACACGCTCTGAACTCATCACAAGTGGGAGAGTCGCCAGCTCGCCTCACCTGCACAACGCGGCGCCATTGATCACAAGTTCACAAACCTACACAACAGGGCAGCCATCGCATTGTGATATGGCACTCGCTCCAAGTTACTTTCAGATCCCGAAGTTCCAAAGGAATGGGAGAATCACATACACACAGATACAGTGGATTGACAGTTTGCATCAGTCGAGCACCCTCCATTGACGCACTTCTTGAGCGGCACATTCCCGTTCATGATCAGCCCACACTCCACAGAGCACAAAACGATGATCAGAAGCATCCATACCGGGAACACCCGAGGGGACACGGCGAGCGCGCGGGAATGGTCGATGAAGATGGCGcggccacgggcggcggcggcggcgggggtcgcCTTCCCCGCAGCCAGGTTGACGCGGTACACCTTGCACGTCCTCTTGTAATCGTCGCCGTActcgccgtcggcgccgccacGGACACGGCGCATCCTCCGGTGCACCAGCATCAGCTCGCCGCCGTTGTCCACCAGGTGCGCCGTGTCCGTCATCCTGCGGATCCTCGCGGCCAGCTTGGCGGCCACCACCAGCCTCGGCGGCGGGTCGTCCTCCCCTCCCATGGCCGTCGAGTCCACCACCATGACGGAGTCGGTGGTGACGCCGTAGAAGCGGCCGGCGAAGGACACGGTGGGCATGAGCGAGCCGGCGGTCTTGAGCAgcgctcgtcgccggccgggCTTGGCGAAGGCCAGCGTC
Proteins encoded in this window:
- the LOC117852565 gene encoding UDP-glycosyltransferase 72B1, with protein sequence MRGSETNATAAAPHVVLLSSPGMGHVAPLAELARRLHDAHGFTATVLTYASSDSAAQRAFLASLPLAVGSASLPAVTLGDIPTGAAIETLLSVEAQRSVLALTEVLSGLRSTTNLVAFVADLFGADTLRAARDAGVPGYLFFPSNLLMLSLMLHLPRLDADLAAGEFRDQPEPLRLPGCVPVPGADLLQPLQDRASDAYRWMVHHGERYRDAAGILVNTFDAVEPGAAAVLRRPEPWRPPVYPVGPVIRQHAAGSSPAADTTGCMDWLDAQPERSVLFVSFGSGGALSTAQTEELARGLELSGHRFLWVVRSPTDGGGANPGESYYDGSRSKDDPLSFLPPGFVERTKGLGHVIPSWAPQTRVLGHRATRAMLTHCGWNSVLESVAAGVPMIAWPLYAEQRENTVMLCEETMVALRPKVGDDGLVLAEDAAEVVKEMMGGGEKGEAACVKVMELKAAARSGLEPGGASYETLAEVVNKWKAASEAD
- the LOC117852573 gene encoding eukaryotic initiation factor 4A, translated to MAGLAPEGSQFDGKQYDNKMQELLTEEFFTSYDEVCESFDNMGLQENLLRGIYAYGFEKPSAIQQRGIVPFCKGLDVIQQAQSGTGKTATFCSGILQQLDYGLVECQALVLAPTRELAQQIEKVMRALGDYLGVKVHACVGGTSVREDQRILASGVHVVVGTPGRVFDMLRRQSLRPDNIKMFVLDEADEMLSRGFKDQIYDIFQLLPSKIQVGVFSATMPPEALEITRKFMNKPVRILVKRDELTLEGIKQFYVNVEKEDWKLDTLCDLYETLAITQSVIFVNTRRKVDWLTDKMRSRDHTVSATHGDMDQNTRDIIMREFRSGSSRVLITTDLLARGIDVQQVSLVINYDLPTQPENYLHRIGRSGRFGRKGVAINFVTRDDERMLFDIQKFYNVTVEELPANVADLL